From the Clarias gariepinus isolate MV-2021 ecotype Netherlands chromosome 3, CGAR_prim_01v2, whole genome shotgun sequence genome, one window contains:
- the LOC128519599 gene encoding sodium/potassium/calcium exchanger 1-like has product MIKREERERDSKTVNEGQSERDGETVNEGQSERDGETENEGQSERDGETENEGQSERDGETENEGQSERDGETENEGQSERDRRDRARETENEGQSERDGETENEGQSERDGETENEGQSERDSETENEGQSEREREKMRDRARERETENEGQSARERDGE; this is encoded by the exons ATGATAAAGCGGGAAG agagagagagagacagcaagaCGGTGAATGAgggacagagcgagagagacggCGAGACGGTGAATGAgggacagagcgagagagacggCGAGACAGAGAATGAgggacagagcgagagagacggCGAGACAGAGAATGAgggacagagcgagagagacggCGAGACAGAGAATGAgggacagagcgagagagacggCGAGACAGAGAATGAGGGACAGAGCGAGCGAGACAGA agggacagagcgagagagacagagaatgagggacagagcgagagagacggCGAGACAGAGAATGAgggacagagcgagagagacggCGAGACAGAGAATGAGGGACAGAGCGAGCGAGACAGCGAGACAGAGAATGAgggacagagcgagagagaaagagagaaaatgagggACAGAGCGCGAGAAAGAGAGACGGAGAATGAGGGACAAAGCGCGAGAGAGCGAGACGGAGAATGA